Proteins co-encoded in one Gleimia hominis genomic window:
- the mgtE gene encoding magnesium transporter: MEETVEQIEDLLSQSITAKNAKQVSALITSLSIPELTALVERIPKAKAAVVLRLLDLDRASRLFETLDPAHQADLITALRTEEVLEFFDELDPDDRVSLLDELPQSVARKLFSNLTKQERESTSKLLGFPKDVIGRHMSPEIVDIHDDMTVGDALAIVRHVANDMETIYTLPVVDRQRKLVGVTSLRELFMAESSTIISELMTEAVRAHVNDDAETTARWFLPLDLLAMPIVDSQERYVGLLMWDDAADIVEVEDTEDSARSGASEPLGQPYLATPVLRIVRSRIVWLLVLALSAILTVHVLDTFESTLDKVVTLALFIPLLTGTGGNTGNQAATTVTRALALGDVEKRDVVRVLGREVRVGFTLGAVLGGIGFILASLVFNYQIGLVIGLTLLSICTMAASVGGVMPIIARVVGADPAVFSNPFISTFCDATGLILYFLIAKTVLGI, from the coding sequence ATGGAAGAAACCGTAGAGCAAATAGAAGATTTGCTATCGCAAAGTATCACCGCGAAAAACGCGAAACAGGTTTCCGCCCTAATAACCTCCCTGAGCATCCCCGAGCTCACCGCGCTCGTGGAACGCATCCCGAAAGCTAAAGCGGCGGTGGTGCTGCGCCTACTTGACCTAGACCGCGCCTCGCGCCTATTCGAAACGCTCGACCCCGCACACCAAGCGGACCTCATCACGGCGCTGCGCACCGAAGAAGTACTCGAGTTCTTCGACGAACTAGATCCAGACGACCGAGTTTCCCTACTGGACGAACTACCACAATCCGTAGCTCGCAAACTGTTCTCAAACCTCACAAAACAAGAACGCGAGTCCACCAGCAAACTACTCGGGTTTCCAAAAGACGTAATCGGCCGCCACATGTCTCCAGAAATCGTGGACATCCACGACGACATGACAGTCGGCGACGCGCTCGCAATCGTCCGGCACGTAGCAAACGACATGGAAACCATCTACACCCTGCCGGTAGTAGATAGGCAACGCAAACTCGTTGGCGTCACCTCGCTGCGGGAACTGTTTATGGCGGAATCGTCAACCATAATTTCGGAACTCATGACAGAAGCCGTGCGCGCCCACGTGAACGACGACGCCGAAACCACAGCCCGCTGGTTCCTCCCCCTAGACCTACTGGCCATGCCGATCGTGGACAGTCAAGAACGCTACGTCGGCCTCCTAATGTGGGACGACGCCGCAGATATCGTTGAAGTTGAGGACACCGAAGACTCCGCGCGTTCAGGTGCGTCCGAACCGTTGGGCCAACCCTATCTCGCGACCCCAGTGCTACGGATCGTGCGGTCCCGTATAGTCTGGCTGCTGGTGCTGGCACTATCCGCAATCCTCACCGTGCACGTGCTCGACACGTTCGAATCCACACTCGACAAAGTCGTTACCCTAGCCCTGTTCATCCCCCTTCTCACCGGTACGGGTGGGAACACCGGTAACCAAGCAGCCACCACCGTCACCCGTGCCCTCGCACTCGGAGACGTAGAGAAACGCGACGTTGTGCGCGTACTAGGCCGGGAAGTTCGCGTTGGCTTCACCCTCGGTGCCGTGCTTGGTGGAATCGGATTCATCCTCGCCTCCCTCGTGTTCAACTACCAGATCGGCCTGGTTATTGGGCTGACACTGCTGTCCATCTGCACGATGGCCGCTTCCGTCGGTGGCGTAATGCCGATCATCGCCCGGGTGGTGGGCGCAGACCCCGCAGTGTTCTCCAACCCCTTCATCTCCACGTTCTGTGACGCCACCGGCCTGATCCTCTACTTCCTCATCGCCAAAACCGTACTCGGAATATAA
- a CDS encoding fructosamine kinase family protein, which translates to MGISRIDDVYIKTDSINPTNTELEALSLTWLAEGEEYGGAHVVPVVSVKRGELRTRAVGAGSVTKAAARQFGRALAVTHAVGADYFGQPPTGWNGDGWMGRSELAYPSAERALDSWGAFLARDRILPNLKPAVDNGSIDGRGAAVIERLCERLRDGEFDSPQPGLVHTAAARIHGDLWTGNVIWSATADLPEGPRRAGLGSREGAALADVTGVLIDPAAQGGHAESDLAALGVFGQRYLEDIYAGYNEESALADGWESRIGLHQLHMLIVHANLFGGGYGAETVSVARRYL; encoded by the coding sequence ATGGGTATTTCTAGAATCGATGATGTTTACATTAAAACGGACAGTATCAATCCTACTAACACTGAGCTTGAAGCGTTGAGTTTAACCTGGCTGGCGGAAGGTGAGGAGTATGGTGGTGCACACGTTGTGCCAGTGGTGAGTGTGAAGCGCGGTGAGTTGCGTACGCGCGCGGTTGGGGCCGGTTCGGTCACAAAGGCGGCGGCACGCCAGTTTGGGCGGGCGTTGGCGGTGACGCATGCGGTGGGCGCGGATTATTTTGGGCAGCCGCCAACGGGGTGGAATGGTGATGGGTGGATGGGCCGCAGTGAGTTGGCGTATCCGTCGGCGGAGCGGGCTTTGGATTCGTGGGGTGCGTTTTTGGCGCGCGATAGGATTTTGCCGAACCTTAAGCCGGCTGTGGATAATGGTTCGATTGATGGCCGGGGTGCGGCTGTGATTGAACGCTTGTGTGAGCGTTTGCGCGACGGTGAGTTTGATAGCCCTCAACCTGGTTTAGTGCACACTGCGGCGGCGCGGATTCATGGGGATTTGTGGACGGGGAATGTGATTTGGTCTGCGACTGCGGATTTGCCTGAGGGGCCGCGGCGCGCGGGTTTAGGTTCGCGCGAGGGCGCGGCGTTGGCGGATGTGACGGGGGTGCTGATTGACCCGGCTGCGCAGGGTGGGCATGCGGAGTCTGACTTGGCTGCTCTAGGTGTGTTTGGGCAACGTTATTTAGAGGATATTTACGCGGGTTACAACGAGGAGTCTGCGCTTGCAGATGGGTGGGAATCCCGGATTGGTTTACATCAGCTGCACATGTTGATTGTGCACGCTAATCTTT